The Glycine soja cultivar W05 chromosome 8, ASM419377v2, whole genome shotgun sequence genome has a window encoding:
- the LOC114422302 gene encoding protein HOTHEAD-like, with amino-acid sequence MASFGAVNYKFFLCLLLWLWNFLPLSQGNQHWHENRYPFIRNASSFSSPSISTTTSNNAYDYIIVGGGTAGCPLAATLSQNFSVLVLERGGVPFTNPNVSFLENFHITLADISPTSASQYFISTDGVYNSRARVLGGGSSINAGFYTRANPRFIKKVGWDAKLVNESYPWVEKQIVHRPKFSPYQRAFRDSLLDSGVSPFNGFTYDHLYGTKVGGTIFDRFGRRHTAAELLASGNHDKLTVLVCATVQKIVFDRKGKRPKAVGVIFQDEHGKQHEAILSNDKHSEVIMSSGAIGTPQLLMLSGIGPKAELQKLSIPVVLDNHFVGKGMVDNPMNTMFVPSNRPVNQSLIETVGITKMGVYIEASSGFSQSNDSIHCHHGIMSAEIGQLSTIPPKERSPEAVQEFIKNKKDIPVELFKGGFILSKVANPWSVGELRLNNTNVNDNPVVTFNYFSHPYDLHRCVKGIRLAIKVVQSKHFTNYTLCDKKTTEELLNLTVKANVNFIPKHPNDTASIAQFCKDTVITIWHYHGGCHVGKVVSPDYKVLGVDRLRVVDGSTFDESPGTNPQATVMMMGRYMGLKILRHRLGKLAGI; translated from the exons ATGGCTTCATTTGGTGCAGTCAATTACAAATTCTTCTTGTGCCTACTTCTATGGCTCTGGAACTTTCTACCTCTATCTCAAG GTAATCAGCACTGGCATGAAAATAGATACCCTTTTATCAGAAATGCAAGCTCATTCTCATCACCATCAATTTCAACTACGACAAGCAATAATGCCTATGACTACATAATAGTTGGAGGAGGCACAGCAGGGTGTCCTTTGGCTGCAACCCTCTCTCAGAACTTCAGTGTTTTGGTGCTTGAAAGAGGGGGTGTTCCTTTCACCAACCCCAATGTTTCATTTCTGGAGAACTTCCACATTACATTGGCCGACATTTCACCAACTTCAGCTTCTCAGTACTTCATTTCAACTGATGGAGTCTACAATTCAAGGGCAAGGGTCTTGGGAGGTGGAAGTTCTATCAATGCTGGCTTCTACACTAGAGCAAACCCAAG GTTTATAAAGAAGGTGGGGTGGGATGCCAAGCTAGTAAATGAATCATATCCATGGGTTGAGAAGCAAATTGTCCACCGTCCAAAGTTTTCACCTTATCAGAGAGCATTTAGAGACAGTCTTCTAGACTCTGGTGTGTCACCCTTTAATGGCTTCACCTATGATCATCTCTATGGAACAAAGGTTGGTGGAACCATTTTCGACAGATTTGGCCGCCGTCACACGGCTGCTGAACTGCTTGCTTCAGGGAACCATGACAAACTTACTGTTTTGGTCTGTGCCACTGTCCAAAAGATTGTGTTTGATAGAAAAG GAAAGAGACCAAAAGCTGTGGGGGTTATTTTCCAAGATGAACATGGGAAACAGCATGAGGCTATTCTGTCAAATGATAAGCACAGTGAAGTGATAATGTCTAGTGGGGCAATTGGGACTCCTCAGTTGCTAATGCTTAGTGGAATTGGGCCAAAAGCAGAACTCCAGAAGTTGAGCATCCCAGTGGTCCTTGACAACCACTTTGTTGGGAAAGGAATGGTAGATAATCCCATGAACACAATGTTTGTTCCTTCTAATAGACCAGTTAATCAGTCACTCATAGAAACTGTTGGTATCACCAAAATGGGTGTCTACATTGAGGCTAGCAGTGGGTTTAGTCAGTCCAATGATAGCATTCACTGTCACCATGGTATCATGTCAGCTGAG ATTGGGCAGCTGTCTACAATTCCTCCTAAGGAAAGATCACCAGAAGCTGTTCAAGAATTTATCAAGAACAAGAAAGACATACCGGTTGAATTATTCAAGGGAGGTTTTATTTTGTCAAAAGTTGCCAATCCTTGGTCAGTAGGTGAACTCAGGCTGAACAACACCAATGTGAACGACAACCCTGTCGTTACCTTCAACTACTTCAGTCATCCATATGATCTTCATCGCTGTGTCAAGGGGATTCGCTTGGCCATTAAGGTTGTCCAGtcaaaacacttcacaaactaCACTTTGTGTGACAAGAAAACCACAGAGGAACTGCTGAACCTCACTGTCAAGGCTAATGTCAACTTCATACCCAAGCATCCCAATGACACAGCGTCGATAGCACAGTTCTGCAAAGACACCGTGATCACAATTTGGCACTACCATGGAGGGTGCCATGTGGGGAAGGTAGTCAGCCCTGATTACAAGGTTCTTGGCGTTGACAGACTTCGTGTGGTAGACGGCTCAACATTTGACGAATCACCAGGAACAAATCCTCAAGCAACTGTCATGATGATGGGCAG GTACATGGGGCTGAAGATTTTGAGACATAGGTTGGGGAAATTGGCTGGTATATAA
- the LOC114422303 gene encoding protein ROOT HAIR DEFECTIVE 3 homolog 1-like codes for MANSETCCSTQLIDGDGTFNVSGLESFMKEVKLAECGLSYAVVSIMGPQSSGKSTLLNNLFGTNFREMDAFKGRSQTTKGIWMARCADIEPCTLVMDLEGTDGRERGEDDTAFEKQSALFALAVSDIVLINMWCHDIGREQAANKPLLKTVFQVMMRLFSPRKTTLLFVIRDKTRTPLENLEPVLREDIQKIWDSVPKPQAHKETPLSEFFNVEVVALSSYEEKEEQFKEQVASLQKRFHHSIAPGGLAGDRRGVVPASGFSFSSEHIWKVIKENKDLDLPAHKVMVATVRCEEIANEKYASFVANEDWCQLEEAVQSGPIPGFGKKLSSLLDTCFSEYDAEATYFDEGVRSSKQKQLQEKLFQLVQPAFQSALGHIRSGTLDKFKEAFDKALKGGEGFSVAANNCIGSGLVQFDEACTDVVIEQTNWDTSKVREKLLRDIDAYVATVRATKISELTSSYEEKLKQALSGPVEALLDGANRDTWPSIRNLLRRETESAVSGFSAALTGFDMDEETRQKMILSLEAYARGLVEGKAREEAGRVLMRMKDRFTMLFSHDSDSMPRVWTGKEDIRAITKTARSSSLKLLSVMAAIRLDDDDTDNIEKVLAVALVDSSPSSNATRSITMVDPLASSSWEQVSSSKTLITPVQCKSLWRQFKTETEYSVSQAISAQEANKRNNNWLPPPWAIVALVILGFNEFMTLLRNPLYLGVIFVGFLLIKALWVQLDVSGEFRNGALPGIISLSSKFIPTIMNLMRKLAEEGQNPAANNPQRTPSKNSYNDGHAVSSSASSNLTALDNGTEYASPLKDE; via the exons ATGG CAAATAGTGAGACTTGTTGTTCAACTCAGCTTATTGATGGAGATGGTACATTCAATGTTTCTGGGCTTGAAAGTTTCATGAAGGAGGTGAAGTTGGCTGAATGTGGGCTTTCGTATGCCGTAGTTTCTATAATGGGTCCACAAAGTAGTG GCAAGAGCACgctattaaataatttgtttggtACCAACTTCAGAGAGATGGATGCTTTTAAGGGAAG GTCTCAAACAACCAAAGGAATCTGGATGGCTAGATGTGCTGACATAGAGCCTTGTACACTTGTGATGGATTTGGAGGGTACAGATGGAAGAGAACGTggagag GATGACACTGCTTTTGAAAAGCAGAGTGCTCTATTTGCTCTTGCTGTCTCAGATATAGTGCTAATAAACAT GTGGTGCCATGACATTGGCCGTGAGCAAGCTGCAAATAAGCCACTTTTGAAAACTGTTTTTCAG GTCATGATGAGATTGTTTAGTCCACGAAAAACAACGTTGCTGTTTGTCATACGTGATAAAACAAGG ACACCACTTGAAAATTTAGAACCTGTTTTGCGAGAAGATATTCAGAAG ATATGGGATTCTGTTCCTAAACCACAGGCCCACAAGGAAACCCCattaagtgaatttttcaat GTTGAAGTTGTTGCTCTTTCTAGTTATGAAGAAAAGGAAGAGCAGTTTAAAGAGCAG GTTGCCAGCTTGCAGAAACGATTCCATCATTCTATCGCTCCTGGTGGGCTTGCAGGGGATCGGCGTGGAGTTGTTCCTGCTTCTGGCTTTTCTTTTAGTTCTGAGCATATATGGAAAGTCATTAAGGAGAACAAAGATCTTGACCTTCCTGCACATAAG GTTATGGTTGCAACTGTACGATGTGAAGAAATCGCAAATGAGAAATATGCCTCTTTTGTTGCAAATGAG GATTGGTGTCAATTGGAAGAGGCTGTGCAATCTGGTCCTATTCCTGGATTTGGGAAAAAGCTCAGTTCACTCCTTGATACTTGTTTTTCAGA GTATGATGCTGAAGCCACCTATTTTGATGAAGGTGTGAGATCTTCCAAACAAAAGCAACTACAAGAAAAATTGTTCCAA CTTGTCCAACCAGCATTCCAATCTGCGCTGGGACATATAAGATCTGGAACTTTGGATAAATTCAAGGAGGCATTTGACAAGGCTTTGAAGGGAGGGGAAGGGTTTTCTGTGGCTGCTAATAATTGCATCGGGTCTGGTCTGGTTCAGTTTGATGAAGCATGTAcag ATGTTGTTATTGAACAAACAAACTGGGATACATCTAAAGTACGAGAGAAACTGCTGCGTGATATTGATGCATATGTTGCAACTGTACGTGCAACCAAGATTTCTGAACTTACTTCATCATATGAG GAAAAACTTAAACAAGCTTTGTCTGGACCTGTTGAAGCTCTTTTGGATGGAGCTAATAGAGATACTTGGCCATCAATAAGGAATCTTCTTAGGCGTGAGACTGAATCAGCTGTTTCAGGGTTCTCTGCTGCACTTACTGGGTTTGATATGGATGAAGAAACAAGGCAGAAAATGATTTTGAGTTTAGAGGCTTATGCAAGGGGTCTGGTAGAAGGAAAGGCTAGGGAAGAAGCtggaagagttctaatgcgcaTGAAGGACAG GTTTACAATGTTGTTTAGCCATGATTCTGATTCAATGCCTCGTGTTTGGACGGGGAAAGAAGATATACGAGCCATCACCAAGACTGCTCGCTCTTCT TCTTTGAAGTTGCTATCTGTTATGGCTGCAATTCGTTTGGATGATGATGACACTGACAATATTGAGAAAGTGTTAGCAGTTGCCTTGGTGGATTCGTCACCAAGCAGTAATGCTACAAGGAGCATCACAATGGTTGATCCACTAGCTTCTAGCAGCTGGGAACAG GTTTCATCCTCTAAAACATTGATTACACCTGTCCAGTGCAAGTCTTTGTGGAGGCAATTCAAGACAGAGACAGAGTACAGTGTCTCTCAGGCCATTTCTGCACAG gaGGCCAACAAGCGCAACAACAACTGGTTACCTCCCCCATGGGCAATAGTTGCTTTGGTTATTCTGGgatttaatgaatttatgacACTTCTAAG AAATCCCTTGTATTTGGGTGTAATCTTTGTTGGTTTTCTTCTCATTAAAGCCCTATGGGTGCAGCTTGATGTTTCGGGTGAATTTCGCAATGGAGCT cTTCCAGGAATCATATCCTTGTCTAGCAAGTTTATTCCAACTATCATGAACCTTATGAGAAAACTAGCAGAGGAGGGACAAAACCCTGCAGCTAACAATCCTCAGAGAACCCCATCAAAAAACAGTTACAATGATGGTCATGCTGTGTCATCTAGCGCCTCATCTAACTTGACTGCATTGGACAACGGAACTGAGTATGCAAGTCCATTAAAAGATGAGTAG
- the LOC114421762 gene encoding receptor-like serine/threonine-protein kinase ALE2 — protein MPQGVKFDDITTFLIYKKFWQTEILNDASDFGDYEVLYVHYPGLPPSPPSNVHGIDVAPYPGHGNNGTIVKPSGVDISGKKKEGGGGRMVIMIELSSFTAFVLFIGVAWLCLLKYGSCTLEPEQIPDDKISSSSKQ, from the exons ATGCCACAAGGAGTGAAGTTTGATGATATAacaacatttttaatatataagaaattcTGGCAGACAGAGATTCTCAATGATGCTTCTGACTTTGGTGACTATGAAGTGCTCTATGTTCATTATCCAG GCCTTCCACCATCTCCACCTTCAAATGTTCATGGTATAGATGTTGCACCATACCCTGGTCACGGCAACAACGGAACAATAGTGAAACCTTCGGGAGTAGATATCTcagggaagaaaaaagaagggggTGGTGGAAGAATGGTTATTATGATCGAGCTGTCATCTTTTACTGCCTTTGTTCTATTCATTGGAGTTGCCTGGCTTTGTCTCTTGAAATATGGTTCTTGCACTCTCGAACCTGAACAAATTCCAGATGACAAAATTTCATCCTCTTCAAAGCAATAA